The following nucleotide sequence is from Bacteroidota bacterium.
AATTTGCATAATGCCAAATCAATTCTAGCTTTCTAAAATCACTTCTATTGAGGTTTTTGAGGTTTTGATATTTTAACAGCGTATAAGTTTTACCAGCTTAGCTTGTCAAATCCATTATATTTTCTTTTGAAAATTAGATTTGAAAAGTTCTGCTGTAGTCTGCTGTAGTTTGAATTTAAAATTGTCAAAAAGCCGGAACCTAGATGACTGATTTTCTAATCAATTACTTCATTGTCCATTTTGCCGGGCTGCAAAAGAAACAAATGATTTGTCTTATAATTTATATTATGTTAACTGCTATATACAAAGAAAAAGAGCAGTCTACACTGCCCTATTTTCTTTAAAATTTATTTTGCCAATTTAGCTTTGATTTCTTCGTATTCTGCAGTCATCTTTAAACGGTAATAAACTGATTTTAATGTTTCCAATACAACCTCGTCAGCCGGATTAAGTTCGTGGCATTTTTTCATCATAGGAATCACTTTCTTCAATTCCTCATCACCTTGTGCCATCACAACCTTGTAAGTATTATCCGTTATTTTGCTTGCTTCATCGAAATATTTTTGTGCCTGGTTGTAATGCATCACACCAAGGTTGAAATAGGCATTAAAATATTCAGGAGAAATTTCGATACATTTATTGTAAGTAGCAGTAGCTTTCTCAATATCACCTTGTTTGTCGTACAATGTTGCTTCTGCAAAATAGAGCGATACATTGCTCGGATCTTTCTCCTGAGCGATATGAATATAATCCAATGCCTCCTGAGCTTTGCCAGCCATTAAGTAATAATTGATAATCTCGGCAACGATGTCTTGGTTATCCGGAAACTTCTTAAATCCAGCCAAGAGAGTCTCCACTCCTTTGGCGGTATCACCTTTAGCATAATACTTGTTTTTCAAAAATACATACAAGGTTGGCTCGGGATAATTGTACGAAAGCGCCATTTCGTAATATTTAATACTTTCATCGTCCAATTCAGCGCGCGAAGCGGCCATACCGGCATTAAACATCGATACTGTATCGACCGCCCCACCCATTATAGGCTTTAGAGATACATTCACAGCGTATTCAAAATTCTGAAACGACGATTTAAAATCATCCACCATAAAAGTTTCGATTGCCTGGCGTTTGAAAAGATCAATCAAACGTTTGTATTCTTCTTTGGTTTTTTTCACCAATTTACCTTCTGCGTCGAGTTCAACTGTTTTATCGAGTGCTTCCATGGCTGTTGGAAGAGGATTAGAATGCAAAGGATTTGTTTCTACCCAACTATAAACCATGCCATTCAAATAAGTAATGGTTACTCTTTCGTACACATACACATCATAAGTAATCCCTTCTTTAGTTTCTTGTTTTTTTTCTTTAGGTTCGCCGAACTGGAAAGCCATCAGAAGTAGTTGATTGTCTTTAGCAAGATACTGAAGATTCACATAATACGCATCCATCATAAGTCCTGCTCTTGATAACCAAAACTTTGGGGTCACATTTTTCTTTGGATCCTGCATGTCTTTTTCGCTGGATGCAAGCTTTTTCTCAAGTCCAGCATAAGAAGAGGCCGCTGTAACAGTAGTGCTTTCTGTTTGGGCCATCAAGTTAGTTGCAGATGCAAAAAGTACAACTGCAAAGAAGGTTGTCAGCTTATTCATTTTTATGAGTTTAATAGTTTATAAGTTAAATATTTAAATTAAAAATATAGGCAAAAATATTGCCATACCGGGCGCAAGGTATGGCAATTTATCTATTTTGCAAAGGATTTAGCTCAGATCCTGATTCAAAAAATCAGGAGTTATCTCCTTCTTCTGCTTCATTATCAGCTAATTCGATTCCTTCAGGAATTATTTCCTCTTCTTCTGCACTTTTAGCAACTCCAGCAACAGCAGCAATCGAATCGTCGGCTCGAAGGTTAATTAACCTGACTCCCTGAGTGGCCCTTCCTGCCACACGAATTGATTCAACAGCCAGCCGGATGGTAAGTCCTGATTTGTTGATGATCATCAGGTCAGAATCATCGGAAACTGCCTTAATGGCTATGAGTGAACCAGTTTTCTCGGTAATATTGATAGTTTTTACTCCTTTTCCACCGCGATTGGTTACCCGGTAATCGTCAATATCGGTACGCTTTCCATAACCTTGTTCCGATACCACTAATATGGTGGTTTCTTTGTTGCTGGCATCCACGGTTACCATTCCAATTACTTCATCGCTCTCAGAGGCCAGTCTTACTCCTCTTACGCCTAATGCGGTACGACCCACGGTGCGCACTGTTTTCTCGTTGAACCGAATGGCCTTACCTGACTTTACAGCCAGCAAAATCTCATTGTTTCCATTGGTCAGGCGGGCTTGAATCAGGCTGTCGCCTTCGCGGAAACTGATAGCTATAATACCATTCGAACGAATACGTGAATAGGCCTCAAGGGTAGTTTTTTTAATAAGCCCTTCTTTGGTAGCCAATACAATGTAATTCGATTTAAGATATTCCGGGTCGGTAAAGTCTTTTACTTTTATAAAGGCTCTGACTTTATCGTCGCTGTCGATATTTATCAGGTTTTGTATAGCTCTTCCTTTTGAAGTTTTAGTTCCTTCTGGTATTTCATATACTCTAAGCCAGAAGCACTTACCTTTCTCAGTAAAAAATAGAAGCGTATTGTGCATGGTGGCATGAAACATATGT
It contains:
- a CDS encoding tetratricopeptide repeat protein codes for the protein MNKLTTFFAVVLFASATNLMAQTESTTVTAASSYAGLEKKLASSEKDMQDPKKNVTPKFWLSRAGLMMDAYYVNLQYLAKDNQLLLMAFQFGEPKEKKQETKEGITYDVYVYERVTITYLNGMVYSWVETNPLHSNPLPTAMEALDKTVELDAEGKLVKKTKEEYKRLIDLFKRQAIETFMVDDFKSSFQNFEYAVNVSLKPIMGGAVDTVSMFNAGMAASRAELDDESIKYYEMALSYNYPEPTLYVFLKNKYYAKGDTAKGVETLLAGFKKFPDNQDIVAEIINYYLMAGKAQEALDYIHIAQEKDPSNVSLYFAEATLYDKQGDIEKATATYNKCIEISPEYFNAYFNLGVMHYNQAQKYFDEASKITDNTYKVVMAQGDEELKKVIPMMKKCHELNPADEVVLETLKSVYYRLKMTAEYEEIKAKLAK